From a single Leptidea sinapis chromosome 1, ilLepSina1.1, whole genome shotgun sequence genomic region:
- the LOC126967208 gene encoding collagenase-like → MMKCFVLLLAVVGVVVAEESILVDYHGRVGIPKAMMMKQAEAATDFDGARIVGGSTANLGEHPYMVGLLINLQSGHTSACGASLVSNTRLLTAAHCWTTRNYWGTSLVAVLGSTRLFSGGVRVNSNNVQVHSSYNNANLNNDVAVIVIPHVAYTNSIGAIVLPSGLLEHMTYAGERAVTAGYGRTSDTGSSDDQLRHVALTVIQNFECANIYGTSSVINSNICTSGMARQGPCTGDSGGPLVFTFSNVRYLIGITSFVADRGCEALLPAGYARTTSFLAWIRARL, encoded by the exons ATGATGaagtgttttgttttattgttggCAGTGGTCGGGGTTGTGGTAGCAGAAGAGTCCATCCTAGTGGACTATCATGGCAGGGTGGGCATTCCGAAGGCGATGATGATGAAACAGGCGGAGGCAGCTACAGACTTTGATGGGGCAAGAATTGTGGGTGGAAGCACCGCTAACCTAGGAGAACATCCTTATATG GTGGGTTTGTTAATAAATCTCCAGAGCGGCCACACATCAGCCTGCGGTGCTTCTCTTGTGTCCAACACGCGTCTGCTGACCGCGGCCCATTGTTGGACTACCCGCAACTACTGGGGCACGTCGCTCGTGGCTGTGCTTGGCTCCACTCGGCTGTTCTCGGGCGGTGTCCGCGTCAACTCCAACAACGTGCAAGTCCACTCCAGCTACAACAATGCCAACCTCAACAACGACGTCGCTGTTATCGTTATCCCTCACGTCGCGTATACCA ATTCAATAGGTGCTATTGTACTGCCCAGTGGTTTGTTGGAGCATATGACATACGCAGGAGAGCGTGCCGTTACTGCTGGATATGGGCGAACAAGCGACA CCGGATCGTCTGATGACCAGCTGCGTCATGTGGCCCTGACCGTGATCCAGAACTTTGAGTGCGCTAACATCTACGGCACTTCTTCGGTCATTAACTCCAACATCTGTACCAGCGGAATGGCGCGCCAGGGACCCTGCACCGGAGATTCCGGTGGACCTCTAGTCTTTACTTTCAGCAACGTCAGATATTTG ATCGGTATCACATCGTTCGTGGCTGACCGTGGCTGTGAGGCCTTACTTCCCGCTGGATACGCAAGGACCACGTCCTTCCTCGCCTGGATCAGAGCTCGATTGTAA